TGCAAATTACAAGAATGTCAAATTTAATTTTGGTCAGTGCTGTATATAAGCTGCGCAGACAAaagcaaatggtgcttaacacATGTGGCTGTAGGAACCCTCACATGGAAAAACTGTTGACCTCAAACAGTGACAGGTTCTGAGGGAGATGTAAACAGAACTGGCAGGGAGTGACACAAGCAGTGTGTATGTTTGTGACGAAGATGTGGGCAGACAATGAAGGGAACAAAAGGAAGACAGATGAAAAACACCAGAGTACGAAAAGTGGACACATTTGATCCAGCACGTTTTTACAGCTTCcagatttttgttaatgtttatataaaaaaaagccTAAAGAGTTTGAAGCCACAGGTTGTCAAGGGTCCTTTTTATTGTAGTATTGTAAATGTGCTCTGTGCAGGGAAAAAGCAACCACTCTGGAAAGCTACTCAGTATACAGCATGATGGTGTCAGATATTTACATTGTTTAGGGCTCATACTAGAATAGGGCCACTTTAATTGTACCGTTAAAGAAGGCACTTACTCTGAACCAATTCAGCGACTCTGCAAAATGCTACTCCACAGTGCCTAAGTCAACTAACGCAGGGAGTAAGAGGTGTGTTTCGGCATTTCACTGTATTTCCTACCAATTTGTCACTTTCATTAATGACACCTGCTTAAAGGCATGCAGATGCCAGCGGGACCATGAATGTGGATGGCAAGAAAAATACGCATGAAATTGCTGAAAAGGCACGACTGAGAATCAAGAATAAACTTTAAAATGCAATCATATATTGCAATAACAGGTTTTAGAGATATACTATAAAAGTGAATGATTCTTTTAATAAAAATCATCAGAGAAACAGGTGTGCAAATTCAACATGTCTGACGTGAACACGCAAGTACTGCAGATTTGTCTACATCAACCTGTCAGTTCCCCTCAAAGCCCGGAGATTGACCTCACGAGAAGGGCATAGACAAAGGGGTCAAACTGGGTTCAATCTGGTACATTGAGGGTCTGGTTGTCCTACTGAACGTAACGTCATATGCCATATATGACGCTAAGGCTGGATCACACATGCTTGGCTAGTAACTGTGATGAACTTTTTATTAGCTTGGTGCTGCCTACACATGCGGGTGTGGCAGCACAACATCAGAGTGCCCCAGAGCTGCAGAAACACCAACAGCGTTGGAAAACATGCAATAAAGCTTCTGCTTGGCGGTTACATTCCAAGTTGGTGTGACTAAGCAAGTTTAAACACGGaagatagccccccccccaccaccaattggccaaaataaatatgtaccAATCTAAAATGTGGCAAGCTTTTCAACTCGAAATTATTACGGCACTGTGGGAGGACATTTCCATTGGCTGTCCAGCGTAACAGGAACTAAATGTGTGCAGTGCTCATCCTTAAGTGAGGCTTCCTGAGCTAAACCTGCACCTTTGCTCACTCCACCCAAATATATCTGTCTAATTATCCATCTTCTCAGAGGTTACACTGAAAGCATCAGTGCTGATGGGGTAAGAAAGGTCGCCTGGGGGTGTCAGGTGGTCCCCGTTTTGGGGGGGCACTAAAATAAGAGCGCATGGGTGGGAGTAAAGTAGGCCCAGAGTGTGTTCCATAGGGAGGGTGAAGGGGCCCAGGGGACCGGGCAGGTAACTGGGAAGGGGGGACCCTAGGCCAGGAAAGGGCAGTGGGAGGGGGGCGGCACCCCTGACCACCTTCCATACCGCTGCCTATCCAGGGAGGAGGGCCTCCATGAGCCACACTGCTTCTACCCCCCACAAATGCTCTCTGTTCTGCTCTAGGGGGAGTAGGTGTGCCACACTTCTGGCCCTGGCCAGGACGGGGAAGGAATTGTAGGGGTGGTGGGGGCAGTGTGGGAATTGGAGGCAGAGGCTTGTTGAAAAAAGCAGATGGTGGATGCTGAGGTGGGGCTTCACCTGTGCATGCTGCAGGCTGCCTTCCCTCACGGGGGGGCTCTGGGGCAGGCAGGGGAGCACCCCGTCCTGTGCGCTCAGCCAGTGAGGACAGACCCTCCGTAGAGCAGCCACTGCTCCAAATGCCCGCCTGTCTGCATTCAGCTTCTGCCCCCACACTAGGAGCAGTGGTAACCCACGTCTCAATGCTCTGGCTATGCTGCTGAGACTCTGCCCGCCAGGCAGGGGCGCCACTACCTCCTCGCCCGGCCAGCCCTGCGGCAGgctgctccatctcctcgtcCTGCGTGGGCGTTCCTCCCTCTTCGTCCCTCAGGGGGGTGCCTTCTGCGTTCTCAGCGATAGGCAATGGGCTCCCCCCACACAAGGTCGACCCATTTAGAGCAAAGCCAGGGTTTCCTTGAAGGAACTTTTGTATTTTGGCTTCCAAATTTGAGGGAGGGGATGACTCAGTGGGGCTGGGCTCCTGCTCCTTGCCCTGGTCACCCGGGGCTCCGGGTTGTAGGCCAAGTGGCACGACACAGTCCCGACCTGATGGAGAACACGAATCCTTAGGGGAAGCACGGCTGCTGCTGACTGGGggtgacacagacacagaacctGGGGCCACAGAGGAGCCCACAACTGGAACCTGCTGAAGGGATGGCACATCTGAGGAAAGACAAGGTGGAAGACATGCTGCTCATAAACAAAGCCACAAAGAGCTAGGTGTggaaaagacccccccccaaaaggacGGGAGAGGCATGCACTCACCCTGCAGCTCGGCACCGCAGCCCTGTGTCCTGGAGAGGGCACTCAGGAGGCCCTGGGGGCTGGTGTCCACACGGGACAGCAGGCTGGCCAGGGAGCCACTGGCAGCAGGGGCGGGGGCAGGGCCACGAGCAGAATGGGGGCTCTGGAGAGGGACAGAACCCATTCCTGAGAGAGAATGACAGCATATCTTTAAAGCAGGTAAAAGCAAGACACGCCCACACACCCCTTCACATTCAGAGACTTGACATTCACGGATTCACTTATTCGTGAGTTGGCCATGAACAATTAAACAGGAGTATTTCTGGAGCCTGCTGAAAGGTCGCAGAAACACGACCATGATACATAAACCAAAAACAATATTGAAAACGACTTggatcacataaaatcatataatatagTAATATTAGTAATACATGATATGTTAGTGTAAATGCATACAGTATCTTTTAACATTAAAGTATTGGCTTGGCGCTTCTTTGTCTCAGCAACCAGCCTTACTCATGTGTTAGCCGCCTTTGTGACAGTGAAATATCGCATTTCTCGcaataactttaaaacttttCAGTGCTAGTAATTTTgcgtatatatataaaaataaacagataaatcTAACGTGCATCTTTAGAAATTGGTAGTAAATAGACTCAAAGTTTATTCAGGCTAGCAGACTAttgaggaagggagggagggacggacagacagacagagagacagacagatctCACCAGCACCCTTCATAGCAGAGGTGAGGCTGCTGAGGATGGAGCTGATCTTGCCCAGGTCCACGTTGGCTAAGCTGAGGGGCGCTGTCAGTGCAGGGGCACTGGGAGGCAGAACATCATGTGTGCTTTTAGCCGCCCTGGCTGGCAGTAACGTCTGGGCACTCGTGGGGAGTGGCTTCTCCATACGCTGCTCAACTATGGGCATATCAAAGCAGCTTCAATCCAAGGCTCACATTTTGGTCCTCTTCTATCACACTTCTATCATACACATTGTGAAATGATTACCCAGGGCACCACAGCGTACTGTCCAAGCTTAAAAGGAGGATACTTCAGCAATTAAGTTGTGAGCTGAGCATCAAGGCCCTTTGGCCCCTCGACATGCACAGTGGTGCAGAATTGACATCATGGTCACTGGCCCACGTCCTCAATATGCTGGTTGGCATTTTACAGTATACCTTCATAAGAATGTAAATTCAGAATAGAAGGGAACATTGAAGGACATTAACCTGCCTATATCATGACTACCACTACTCTAGAACATGTGGTCATTTAAAAGCTTACATTAATTTTGTGTACTTGTATCCAAGACATTAATTTTTAGTAAAATGTCACTTAGACAAAGGCCAATTatactacagtggtacctcagaacttgaacttaatccgtcCAGAACTCAGGATCGAaccctaaaaagttcgagttctgatcaaattttccccataagaaataatggaaaaccaattaattggttcccagcctccaaaaaattacacagaaatgttttttttagcatttaaaaaaaaatgaaccggataaaacaagagcatatactgcactaaacacatctaagcacatttatcaaaacagtaatttgtaaagtaaaaaaataaatgtatccaaacaatgtgtccttcCCCGATAGTCTGCTCCTTCCgagtgccacgccccctcgttaaccctgtgtggaatccctgtgtgatcacctgtttctggttgttttcattagtcctatgtattGCATCCGCATTtcaatttgtttccccagtccggtcattgtattgatTGTCTGCGTTTTACTTGCGTTTtacctgccttacctgtaattaaaccctatATTCCCCAacaccctgacgtctgcgcctttgtctccgttccgtccccgctcggcacgattatattattataattaaatgtattaatggtttattattcatattaaaataataagaaatctttatttttaaatgtatttattatataataattactattactgtctgtcattgtctaaatatatgtattcagctagtgtaaacatgcacgatgttATCACGGCGAATGCAAGGCTGAACtctgtttccactgagagacatgccgcgtgACCCATTTCCCCAAGCGAACAAGTTCTCTTAgatcggcgttcacggtttgacttctgagattcagatcgagctctaggtatttctttttcgaactggttggttaagaaattcgagttcaaatgagttagagaactgaggtaccactgtagctAGCTCGCTTGTAAGATAACGTTAGCTAGTTCACCGGAACGGTACACCTCCGATTCCTCTAACGATTCATCCGGACTTTTCGTGTCACACGAAATGACGTCATATGCCGCGACTTGGAGTCCACATGATGGAGCACAGGAAGCGGTCCAGGGCATGGCTGCATTTTACAAAGAAGGATGACCTTTGTACAGTGTGAAACCAATGCAAAGCCGTTGTCACCTCTAAGGGTGGTAACACTAGTAATATGCTTAAGCATTTAAGCTGAAAACACggcattacatttaaaaattgcCATGTGTTTGCCACTCCGTGGTCTCCATAGTCGCGGGTAACTTTAACTGCAGTGCCTTAACCTACAGGTACATTTTCTGAAACATAAATTATGTATACATGTGTTTCATCCATTTTAGAAGATGATGAGCAGGGTGGCAGCGATATCTCCGAGGCAGCAATTGCGTCATGCCCGGAAAAACAAAACCTGTTCATGCTAGCTTTCCAGGCAGTGAAATGTAATGAGGAGAGGGTGAACGAGTGCCACCAGGCTGAGACAAAGTTCGTGGTGAGAGGTTTGCATCCTTTCACCACAGTAGAGCAAAAAGCTTTTCAGTAGAAACTGGTAGTGAAATGCTTTCATTAGTAAGTTTAACATGTTAAAGTGTTAAGAAGATGGCCTGGTTTTGTGGTaatgtgcctgtgtgcttgtcaCTACAGTGTTACAAGAAATattggtaccactttacaataaggctcccctttgccacttataaatggcagtaactcattaataaaaagaaaactgtggtATAACTGGTTTATAATTGTTTATTAATGATTTACTAAGTGCTACAACCTAATTTATAACCTacttataaaccattcataaccCCTTTATAAGGGTAGCTTTATTGtaccaaaatatttttattttaatttattgttcATGTCACACTACAGCTTACACTGATTATATGTTTAAATGGACACAGTACAGTCATTATAAGTAATGCAAAGCTATTGCTAGGGAACacaaaactatttcaaaaatatattttatcaCTCTGACCTCTCCGGGACACTACAAAAGTGACTTTGAACGGGGTTGTGTCTGTGCTCTTGGCAAAGGCAATTAATACTTCTGTGATGGCACCATTACTGCAGAGAAGTACTCTTAGTTTTCAgagcaacatatgctgccatcacGACGACATC
This Paramormyrops kingsleyae isolate MSU_618 unplaced genomic scaffold, PKINGS_0.4 ups273, whole genome shotgun sequence DNA region includes the following protein-coding sequences:
- the LOC140577516 gene encoding regulation of nuclear pre-mRNA domain-containing protein 2-like isoform X1; amino-acid sequence: MAAGSGAESCASASSATFKSSLDRRFQAVSNTADSIQGLSAWCIENKKHYNLIVRHWMKWLKKSATAHRLNLFYLANDVIQNCKRKNAIVYRTSFAEVLPQAALLVRESKVRKSVERILTIWSERNIYPQELISDLRASLANKGTPAVPVNSKAPLKAKIVAEFVPQAFRQQLSAYRNSQQVAELKEKQLAALKMDICSTSAFKRLKDKEGGKKFSRDFDNDNRKVQEFVGFLEQQLKEGHHLLEWLNNADVFYEMQYREVKIIAKAYTSFASRVSNLKQKLDALKSTLPNLDSSPVPSPLEDAPSPTDSESPSHGNGGAAPETVPRDRGSRCVLGGALSTGNLAHGQWDNRDVEDMELCEGEEPEGTAIIVEQRMEKPLPTSAQTLLPARAAKSTHDVLPPSAPALTAPLSLANVDLGKISSILSSLTSAMKGAGMGSVPLQSPHSARGPAPAPAASGSLASLLSRVDTSPQGLLSALSRTQGCGAELQDVPSLQQVPVVGSSVAPGSVSVSPPVSSSRASPKDSCSPSGRDCVVPLGLQPGAPGDQGKEQEPSPTESSPPSNLEAKIQKFLQGNPGFALNGSTLCGGSPLPIAENAEGTPLRDEEGGTPTQDEEMEQPAAGLAGRGGSGAPAWRAESQQHSQSIETWVTTAPSVGAEAECRQAGIWSSGCSTEGLSSLAERTGRGAPLPAPEPPREGRQPAACTGEAPPQHPPSAFFNKPLPPIPTLPPPPLQFLPRPGQGQKCGTPTPPRAEQRAFVGGRSSVAHGGPPPWIGSGMEGGQGCRPPPTALSWPRVPPSQLPARSPGPLHPPYGTHSGPTLLPPMRSYFSAPPKRGPPDTPRRPFLPHQH